GTTAAGATACGCCCCGTGTTGCGGAGAGCTGGCCGAGTGGCCGAAGGCGCTCCCCTGCTAAGGGAGTACACCTCAAAAGGGTGTCGGGGGTTCGAATCCCCCGTTCTCCGCCATTATTTGCGTAGTACGTTGTAATCTGGCTTCTTCGGTAAGTGTTTGAAATTACTAGAAAAAGTGTTTGACATAGAGATTAGACGGCCTATAATGCGCGGCAACAAATGCACTCGTAGCTCAGCTGGATAGAGTACTCGGCTACGAACCGAGCGGTCACAGGTTCGAATCCTGTCGAGTGCACCATTTAAGAGTTATTTGCAGTAATGTGAATAACTTGGCTTCAACCAGTTGTGATCTGGTATAAAAACACAAATGCACTCGTAGCTCAGCTGGATAGAGTACTCGGCTACGAACCGAGCGGTCACAGGTTCGAATCCTGTCGAGTGCACCAAACACCAAAAAGCCCGCGTTTAACGCGGGCTTTTTGCCGTCTGCGATTTGGCTTTTCCTTTGGTACAACCTTTCTCGTCGAACTCGATATGAGCACTGCGCCCTCGCTTGTTGTCGTAGCGATAGCTTGTGGCTGAATTGCGGGTGCTGATTTTGTCGGGCTTGCCGAGAGCGCTTTCGACGTCCTGCTGACTCATGCCGGCAACGACCCGCTGATTGATGATCGCTATGCGGCGTTCCTTCGCGCTGAGCAGATCTCCGCATTTGCCCTCGGACTGACCAACGATCGTCGGCTCTCTCCTTTTTGATTTCGTACCTGATGTTTCGCGAAACTCGGCTTCTGGCATCAGGGGCGTCGCGCTGCCCGGCAAAAACGTGTGTACGTCCTGAAGTGAGAGGCTTTCTCCGGCCGTGCAGCTCAAGGTCGTGAAGGTGATGTGCCCATCGGCGGCTTCGCACCGGTGAACGGTCGTGGCGAGCACCTGGGGCGGCAGGCAGAGCAGGGTGGCAAGCAAGTAACGAGCATTTGATGGCATTCGACGTCCTCCATGACGGTCTCCATCAAGGGTAGTCATTACATTTTCAGGCGGCGGTGTGTTTTCTTTTCAGGATAAGTCGTCGCAGTTTCATGGGTCAGGATGGCGCTCAAGTTTGTCTCGCAAGCACTTGTTTCAGCCGCGATTTTTTAACGTTTAAAACCGTCAGGCGGTGTTATCATTGCGCCCGTCAGCCCCGCCGGGGCTTGTGGAATACCTCCATGGACTTACCCAGTAGTTACTCAGTACCCCGTTTCTACAATCATGAATTGACTGATTGATCCTTCCGGCGTGCCCCGCTGCTGGGAGTGGAGTTCGCCTATGTCTGAAGTTGAAGTAAAGAAAACGCAGGAAAGCTTGCAGGATCGCCTCGCTCAAGTCGTTGAGCTGCTGCAGCGCCAGCGGGTGGTCGAAGACCTGACTCATCGCCAGGAAGGTCCGCATCACGACCGGGTCGAGAACCTGGTTCACCGGCAAAACCTCGTCGAGTTGCAGCGCAAGCTCGATGATCTGCACTCCGCCGACGTTGCCTACATCCTTGAAGCCTTGCCGGTGTACGATCGTCTGACGGTCTGGCAATTGGTCAAGGCTGATCGCGACGGCGACATTCTGCTCGAAGTATCCGATTCGGTTCGTGAAACCCTGATCGCCGACATGGACGATCATGAGCTCCTGGCGGCGGCCAAGGATATGGATGCCGACGAACTCGCTGACCTGGCCTCCGAGCTGCCGCGAGACGTCGTCCACGAGCTGATGGAAACCCTCGATGGCCAACAGCGTGAGCGCGTCCGCTCCGCGTTGTCCTATGACGAGGATCAGGTCGGTGCGCTGATGGACTTCGAGATGGTGACCATCCGTGAGGATGTCAGCCTCGAAGTGGTTTTGCGTTACCTGCGCCGTCTCAAGGAGCTGCCGGGCCACACCGACAAACTGTTCGTGGTCGATTACGATGGCGTGCTCAAGGGCGTGTTGCCGATCAAGCGTCTGCTGGTCAACGACCCGGAAAAGCAAGTGTCGGAAGTCATGGCCAGTGACCCGGTGAGTTTTCATCCGGACGAAGACGCCTACGAGGCCGCTCAAGCATTCGAACGTTACGACTTGATCTCGGCCCCGGTGGTCGACAAGAACGGCAAGCTGATCGGTCGTCTGACCATCGATGAAATGGTCGACCTGATTCGTGAAGAGAGCGAAAACGAAGTTCTCAACATGGCGGGTCTGCGTGAAGAAGAAGATATTTTCGCGTCAGTCTGGAAATCCCTGCGTAACCGTTGGGCCTGGCTGGCGGTGAACCTGATCACCGCGTTCATTGCGTCCCGGGTGATCGGCCTGTTCGAAGGCTCTATCGAGAAACTGGTAGCACTTGCGGCATTGATGCCGATCGTTGCCGGTATCGGTGGCAACTCGGGTAACCAGACGATCACCATGATCGTTCGAGCCATGGCGCTGGACCAAGTCAGTACCGGCAATACGTCGCGGCTGATGCGCAAGGAGTTGGCGGTAGGCTTGATCAATGGCTTGGTCTGGGGCGGCGTGATTGGTGTGGTGGCCTATCTGCTTTATGGCAGTTGGTCCCTGGGCGTGGTGATGACCGCCGCCATGACGCTTAACCTGTTGCTTGCGGCATTGATGGGGGTTTTGATTCCAATGACCCTGGCGCGGCTTGGGCGCGACCCGGCAATGGGCGCCAGTGTGATGATCACAGCCATGACCGACAGCGGTGGCTTTTTCATCTTCCTCGGGCTGGCGACGATTTTCCTGCTTTGACGTCTTGCTTCAAAAACAACCCGCCTGATCGGCGGGTTTTTTAGCCAAAATTCAGGTAAAAAAAAGCCAGCAATTACGCTGGCTTGAGCTTTCGGGATGAATCAGGAAGCGTCTGCGGCCATTTCGGCGTCATGGGCAATCAGCGAAACCAGAGCGTTTTGCTGACGGTGGGAGAGTTGGCGGAAACGTTGCAGCAGTTCGCGTTCATGCAATGACAGCTCGGGGCTGTCCAGGCGCATGCTCAATTCTTCACCCAACGCGCCTTCCTGAATAAGACTCTGCTCAAGGCGCGCGATGATTTCGGAGTTCATGCTGCGATGATGATTGCGAGCCACCTCGGCAATGCGTTCACGCATTCCGTCTGGCAGACGTACGACGAACTTGTCAGCCGTACGGCTGGAATAAATTGCCTGTTTCAATGGGCGCATATATTTAACCGGTTAGTTCAGGGGAGCGGTTCTCGGGATAGGCCGCAGGATGTCAGATAGGACAAGCACTCCGACCA
The Pseudomonas lini DNA segment above includes these coding regions:
- a CDS encoding cell envelope protein SmpA, with amino-acid sequence MPSNARYLLATLLCLPPQVLATTVHRCEAADGHITFTTLSCTAGESLSLQDVHTFLPGSATPLMPEAEFRETSGTKSKRREPTIVGQSEGKCGDLLSAKERRIAIINQRVVAGMSQQDVESALGKPDKISTRNSATSYRYDNKRGRSAHIEFDEKGCTKGKAKSQTAKSPR
- a CDS encoding Arc family DNA-binding protein, producing the protein MRPLKQAIYSSRTADKFVVRLPDGMRERIAEVARNHHRSMNSEIIARLEQSLIQEGALGEELSMRLDSPELSLHERELLQRFRQLSHRQQNALVSLIAHDAEMAADAS
- the mgtE gene encoding magnesium transporter; protein product: MSEVEVKKTQESLQDRLAQVVELLQRQRVVEDLTHRQEGPHHDRVENLVHRQNLVELQRKLDDLHSADVAYILEALPVYDRLTVWQLVKADRDGDILLEVSDSVRETLIADMDDHELLAAAKDMDADELADLASELPRDVVHELMETLDGQQRERVRSALSYDEDQVGALMDFEMVTIREDVSLEVVLRYLRRLKELPGHTDKLFVVDYDGVLKGVLPIKRLLVNDPEKQVSEVMASDPVSFHPDEDAYEAAQAFERYDLISAPVVDKNGKLIGRLTIDEMVDLIREESENEVLNMAGLREEEDIFASVWKSLRNRWAWLAVNLITAFIASRVIGLFEGSIEKLVALAALMPIVAGIGGNSGNQTITMIVRAMALDQVSTGNTSRLMRKELAVGLINGLVWGGVIGVVAYLLYGSWSLGVVMTAAMTLNLLLAALMGVLIPMTLARLGRDPAMGASVMITAMTDSGGFFIFLGLATIFLL